In Natronogracilivirga saccharolytica, the DNA window GTCAAGGCCAAGGGTATTTGTTAGTGCAGGTTATTGAGCTGGTAGGCAGGTTTTACCAGACTCATCCATGGTTACAAGCCTTTCCTAATGAACAGGAAGGGATTAGTATGAACTCCGAAAGTTGAGTTACATAAAAAAAAGCGAATTAGTGTAACACGAATGCTCTCTGGCGAAAAGTCTCAAAGTAATGGCTTGATATTTAAACTACAGGCGTCCCGATTATCTGCATTTATGGACTATGGACGATTTAAACAGGTGTTATTGTCAAACCTGAGCCAACGACACACGCTCGATTTGCATTTACACATGATCCATCCAGAGCCGATAATTCGGACACACAGGTGCATGATTAAGCACATGGATGCTCCATGTGACATTGTGAATAAGAAAATTTAAATAGATGAAACTGTATATCAAGTACATGGTTAGCTTGCGTTGTAAGATGCTGGTAAAGGAGGAGTTGAAAAAACTTGGCCTGGACTGCATTTCTGTGGAACTTGGTATGGCTGAAATGCAGGAAGATATCACAGATGAGTTGCGTGAGGCGTTCAGAATAAATCTGGAAAAGGCGGGTCTGGAGCTTCTGGACAGCAAAAAAGACATTCTGGTTGAGAAAATAAAGAATGTGATTATCGAAATGGTTCATCACGCTGAGGATATACCCGATGTGAATGATTCCGATTATATCAGTGAGAAATTAGGCTACGACTACACGTACCTCTCTAACACATTTTCTGAAGTCAAAGGAATGACAATTCAGAAGTTCATCATTTTGCATAAAATTGAAAAAGCGAAAGAAATGCTGCTCTATGATGAAGATAACCTGACTGAAATCGCTTTTAAATTAAATTACAGCAGTGTCGCCCATCTTTCCAATCAATTTAAAAAGGTTACCGGTTTTACTCCCAGTTTCTTCAAAGAGATGAAATTCAAGAGGGAGAAAAATCTCGAAAACCTGTAAAATGTATAAACCTTGATCGTAATCATATAATTAGATGATCCAATTATGATATTACATTTATGCAATTTACTGCAAAAGGGTACAGCCAGGGTAATGGCATACTGAATCATGTGTCCCCTTTTTATGGGTGGTCGTCTCAGACGCTTCTCTGCCGGGGAACCTGGAGCGACCATAGCTGATATTCAACAAACCATTGTATTGAATAGAAACGAATTAAAACATTTTTAGCGATGATTGCATTAAAAGCCAATACGCAACGGGAAGCAACGAAGGCAAAAAAGAAGCTATATGTAAAATATATGCTGAGTCTTCGATGTGAGAAGAATGCGAAATCGGAATTAATTAATCTGGGCTTAAGACATATTATTTCAGATAACGCAATTATATTGCTTGGGAATGTCACAGAAGATCAACTGGATGCCCTGAAAGAAAATCTCAAAATGGCAGGGCTGGAACTTCTTGATGAGCCCGACAGCATGCTGATCGACAGGATTATTACTTCAATCCATGAGATAGTACACGATTCGGATCAGCTGCCCAATATTACGTATGAAGAGATCATCAATAAAAAAATTGTTCTGGGAAGCGAACATATCCTGAAAATATTTTCTGAAGTCAAAGGCCTTTCCATACTGCATTACATTGTCCTGCAAAAAATTGAAAAAGTGAAAGAGTTGTTACTGTACAGTGATCTTTCACTGCCTGAAATTGCCGGTCGGCTTCACTACAAAAATAAACATTCTTTAACAGCACAGTTAAGAAAATTTACCGGACTTACCCCTGACTATTTTAGAAAAATTAAACGGAAACGGGAACGGAATCTGAATCGGAATCAGGAAACCAGTAACAGGAATTAGAGAAGCTTGCATTAGTCAACGTTATGGTATCGCTGTAAACTATGTAACCATTCAGCGGTTACATGTAAGGATTTTTAATCGAAATCTGACAATATTATCTGTGAACAGTGTGAATTCAGGATCTTGAATTTTGTACATGCAAAAGGGATCAATAGATGAAACTACTTAAGCACTATATATTATTGTCTTTCTTTGCCGCCTTTCTGGCAGCAGGATGTTCGATACAGAAAAATCCGGTAACCGGAACGACCCGGGCATTCGGCTATTCATGGAGTCAGGAGGTGCAGATTGGAAAAGAAGTGGATCCGGAAATCGTTGCTCAGTTTGGATTGTACAATGACGATAACGTGGCAAATTATGTAGTGGAAATTGGAGAGACGGTACTCGAACAGAGCCATTTGAGAAGACCGGAAACAGAAAGCCACTTCAGAGAAACAGAATTCACATTCCGGATACTCGACAGTCCCGTCATCAATGCATTTGCTCTTCCGGGAGGCTATATTTACTTCACAAGAGGGATGATGGTCCACCTGAGCAATGAAGCCCAGTTTGCTGTTGTTATGGGTCATGAGATCGGGCACGTAGCAGCCAGACATTCCTCTCAGCGGGCCCTGAGGCAAACAATTGGTCAGATCGCTGTAATCGGCGGGGCCGTGATGGGACAGGAAATTTTCGGCCTGCCGGGCCAGACAATTTTGGATTTAAGCAGCACGGCGGCACAGTTAATTTTTCTCAGCTACAGCAGAGAGAATGAACGGGAGTCAGACAATCTCGGTGTGGAATATGCCGCCATGAGTGACTATGATGCTTCGGAAGGAGCGGCTCTTTTTACCAGTCTGAAAAGGATTTCAGAGATGCATGATCAGAATATTCCGAATTTTGTTTCTACGCACCCGGATCCCGGTGAAAGGGAGCGTGCCATCCCGGAGGAAGCAAGTAATTGGAAAGATCAGGGATATGAACAGTCGACGAGAAATGAGGAACGGTATATGGAGCTTATCGACGGGATGGTATACGGTGAGGACCCGCGGCAGGGTTTTGCGGAGGATGGATTCTTCTATCATCCGGACCTCGCTTTTCAATTTGAGATTCCGGTGGGCTGGTCACTGATCAATCAACCGTCACAAGTGGTATTGCTGAGTCCGGATGAAGATGCCGTATCCGTTTTCCGGATTGATTCAGAGTCCGGAACTCCGCAACAATCGGTCCGTTCTGTGACATCACAGGATGGCATCACGGTTGTGAATGAAAGTGAGGCACTGAGCAGCGGATCCTGGGGTGCCTGGGTTGCAAAAGCTCATGCAGCGCTTGAGGATGGAACCCCGTTGACCCTTCAGGTATATGCCGTTGATTTTGACAACAACATCTACCGGTTTCTGAGTTACACGGTACGTGACAACTATGATTCCATGGAACCGGGTTTCAATACTGCCACGGAATCATTCGATCGGCTTACAGATTCCGGGAAACTGAATATTGAGCCGGTCAGAGTACGTGCATTCCGGGCGGAGCGAAGTGGTTCGTTTGAATCGTTTTTACCGGACCCGCTCCCGGGAGCAAGGGACGCTCTTGAAATCGCAATAATAAATCAGGTTGAACTTGATGAACAGATTGAACAGGGCCGCTGGTTGAAAATACCGGTTCAATAAAATGTCAGGGCGTATTCCCTGCACTATAAAGGCCTGTAAATGCACAAATGATCCGTTAAAACTACGGCATATATTATATACCATTTATTCTATGTACCTTCGAACATGAAAAACAATAATGAATATCAACCCATCAACCGCAAGTTAAAAATACTCCTTGCCGAGGATGACAATGCCGATTGCCTTCTTTTTGAGGAAGTAATAGCGGAATTACCGGTATCAGTGAATTTATTTACGGTTACAAATGGTGAAGAACTCCTTGGCTGGCTCAATAAAAAAGGGAATAAACTTCCGGATGTGCTTTTCCTCGATCTCAACATGCCTCGTAAAAATGGTTTCGCAGCTTTGGGGGAAATCAAACGTAGTTCCAAATTGCAGGATCTTCCGGTCATTATTTTTACGACGGCTAATGATAAAGAAAGGATCAAGCAGGTTTACAAAGACGCAGCACACTACTATATCCGCAAACCCAACAAATTTTCGGATCTCAAAAAACTGGTCTATAAAATACTTGTATTAATATCGGAGAATAATATTTCACTCCCGGATAAAGAGCATTTTATTTTAAAGGTCGACTCTTAAATCAATTTTCTTTGAAAGCAAAGAAGCCATCAAATAAACGTCTGAAGACAGCAACTAAATCAGACCAACCATTTCCAATAGTATGTATCGGTGCTTCTGCAGGCGGGCTGGAGGCCTTTAAATTGCTGATCAAAGCGACATCCGAAGATTCCGGGATGGCGTACATTCTTGTTCAGCATTTGGATCCCAGCCACGATAGTCTGTTGCCCGAATTACTTGAAAAAGTAACAAAGATTCCCGTTTCGGAAATTTCGGAGACAACAGATTTGGCACCTGATCATATCTACGTGATGCCCAGTAACAAAATCATGGTGACCGAAGGTGGCCATTTAAAGCTGGTTCCACGTCCTCCAAAAAGTAAAACAGAGCGTAATCTGCCCATAGACACCATCTTTACCTCGCTGGCGGAAGTGTATCATGAGCATGCAATTGGAGTGGTATTGTCAGGAACAGCTACGGATGGCACGCTTGGGTTGAAAGCTATCAAAGAGCTGGGAGGCATCACTTTTGCACAGGACTCACTGTCAGCAAAGTTTGAAAACATGCCGAATAATGCCGTGGAAGCAGGTGTGGTGGATTTCATACTTTCGCCAGAAAAAATTCCGGAGAAGTTGCTGGAAGTAACGAGCTTTATCAATGCTCCCGCTGAGGGTAAAAAAGATCCGCATTTGGAAGATGAGGACATTTACAGAAAAATTATTTCTGTGCTTCGCATCCGCAAGGGAACAGATTTTACATACTATAAGCAGACCACGATTCGGAGAAGAATCCTCCGAAGGATGCTGATTACTCAAAAAACCAAACCTGCTGAATACCTCGCCACTTTAAGAGAAGACAAGGATGAGCAGGATGCACTATACCAGGACTTTTTAATTCCGGTTACTTTTTTTTTCCGTGATCCGGAGGCTTTTGACAATCTATATAAAAAGGTCGTACCACAAATTGTAAATAACAAAGTCGCCGGTGAACCCATCCGGGTTTGGGTAGCAGGGTGCAGTACCGGTGAAGAAGCCTACTCCATAGCTATTTGCCTGCAGGAGTATCTGGACAAAAACTCTTTGAAGGGTTCGGAATATAAAGTGCAGATCTTCGCCTCCGATATCAGTGAGCCTGCCATCAAACAGGCCCGGACCGGTATGTACTCAAAACTGGAGACAAGCGGTGTTTCAGAAAAACGCCTGAGTGAGTTTTTTACAAAAACAGATGGCCATTTTCAGGTAAACAGACGGATAAGGGATATGTGTGTATTCGCTTGTCATGATTTTTTAAAAGATCCGCCGTTCGGAAAAATGGATCTCATAAGTTGCCGGAATGTGCTTATCTATATGGAACTCTATCTGCAGAAGAAAGCGCTTGTCACTTTTCATTATGCATTGAACTCCAATGGATTCCTGTTTCTCGGCAAATCTGAAGCTACCGGCGGGGCACCTGAGCTTTTTGAGTTGATCATCAATAAAGACAAAATTTATACGCGCAAAGATGCACCAGGCAAGTTTATGCATGTAGTCAGTCCTGGATCCGAACGGAATCTCAATCAATCTGAAAACAAAGAAAGTTCCGAAAAGATGCATTCCGATTTTCAAAAAACGGCGGATGATATCATGCTCAACCGATATATGCCTGCCGGTGTAGTAGTAGATGAAGCAATGGATATTGTGCAGTTTCGTGGCAGTACCAGCAGCTATCTGGAACAAACGTCGGGAAAACCAAGTCATAATTTGATGGTCATGGCAAAACATGGTCTGGCATTTGAACTGCGGAACGTATTGCACAAAGTAAAAAAGGAAAAAGGAACGGTTAAGAAAGAAAATATTCCCGTTAAAAAAGGTGGAGAATTGCACAATGTAACCATCGAAGGCATTCCATTGCCCAACACCATAGAACCGTATTATCTGGTTTTGTTCCATGAAAACGTCTCAAGTGAAAAACAACAACCTGCCGGTACCGGGACAAAGAAGGGAGCGAAAACAAAAACGGACACCGAGGACTTGCGTGTAAAGCAATTGGAGCGGGAACTTGTTGAAACCCGGGAAGATATGCGCAGTATTACCGAGGATCAGGAAGCGGTTAATGAAGAGCTTCAAAGTGCCAATGAAGAACTGTTGAGCGGTAGTGAAGAGCTGCAGAGTTTAAACGAAGAACTGGAAACCAGTAAAGAAGAGCTTGAAAGCACCAATGAAGAACTGGTTGTGGTCAATAATGAAATGACAAGCTTGAACAAGCAGCTGGAGGCAGAAAAAAACTATTCCGAAGCTATTGTTTCAAACATACGTGAGCCCCTCCTGGTATTGGATAAACATTTGCGGGTAAGAACGGCTAATAACGCCTTTTATAAACTGTTCAAGATGAGTGAAGAGGAGACAGAAGGTGTTATTGTTTATGAGCTTGCCGACAAACATTTTGATATTCCGAAATTGCGAACCCTGCTCGAGAAAAGCATCCCGGAAAAATCAAAGATCAATAATTTTGAAATAACGCATACTTTTCCAAACACGGGAAAACTGATTCTGCTTGTTAACGCCCGCGTGGTAACACGTGAAAGCAAGACAGAAGAATTAATTTTGCTGTCCATCGAAGATATTACAAAACAGGAAACGGAAAGAAGAAAAAGACACGATATTCAGAAGCAGCACACCAAAGATCTGGAACAAAAAATCAAACAACGCACGGCTGAATTGAGTGATGTCAATAAAAGACTGGTGCTGCAAAATGAAGAACTGCTAAAGATGAACAAAGAACTGGAAGCGTTCGCTTATGTATCCAGTCACGACTTGCAGGAGCCGTTGCGGAAAATTCAAATCTTTGTGGACCGGATCCTTGATAAAGAACACAAGAACTTATCCACCAAGGGAATATCGTACTTCAATTTTATTCAGGATGCGGCGCACCGGATGCAGAAACTGATTGAAGATTTACTGACTTTTTCCAGATTGGCCAAAGCTGAAAAAAAGTTTAAACCCACAGACCTGAATACCGTTGTCGATAAGGCAAAAGCTGACTTTAGAGACATCCTTGAAGAAAAAAATGCAACCATTGAAACAGACGAACTTTGCGAGGTCAATGTTGTTGAATTTCAATTCCAACAGCTCATAAACAACCTCGTAAGCAATGCATTGAAATTTGCAAGACCCGGCACTCCGCCGGTAATAAAAATTACCAGCAACATTTCTCTGGGCAGTACATTGAAGCAGAAAAACCTGGTTCCGGATAAAAAGTACTGCCATATTACTTTTTCGGACAATGGTATCGGTTTTGAGAAAAAATTCGGTGAGATAATTTTTGAAGTTTTTAAAAAACTGCACAGCAAGGATGAATTTCCGGGAACGGGAATCGGATTGGCAACTGTGAAAAAAGTCGTAGACAATCACAACGGTATAATTACAGCCACAAGCAAGCTGGACAAAGGTACTACTTTTGAAATCTATATACCTGTTGAAAGTAATATTCTGAAGTAGAGAAATAGGTCTGTAATTAGTACATCAGGGGAATCTTACATAAATCCGTCTGAGAGTTACATAAATCATGTAAACTTTCAATCAGTGTTTTATATAAATAATAATTGCTTAACTGTAATAGTTGCAATCTGATATTATTGCATATTGATACTGGGAGCTTAGAAAAAGAAGAATTTTTCAAGATCAAGTTTAGAAGGATTTTTAAACCAAAGCATGTGAATAATTAATTTAACGATTTAAAAAACCGGCAACAACGAGATTAGTTAACAAGACCGCTTTTGATTTGACTTCTAATAACAAATCGCATGTCAAAACTTCTGCACAAATAACAATTAGGTTAATTCAATAAAACCAGGGAGTTCACTATGAAACAATACCGAACATCTTTCACACAGATATGTGGCTTAGGATTGTTGATGGTATTTTCTGGTCTTCTCGCAGCCTGCGGGAGCACCAGTCCGCCCACACAGCAACTCACAGAAACACAGATGGTTATCCAACAAGCCGAGCAGGCGGGAGCCAATGATTTTGCCCCTCTTGAAATCCGTGATGCGAGGAAAAAACTGGAGATGGCCCAAAAGGCTGTGGAAGAGAAAGAGTATGAACGCGCTCTTCGTCTACTTGAACATGCCAGAGTCGATGCTGAGCTGGCCCAGGTGAAAACGCTATCCGGTCAGTCTCAAAAAATAGTAGCTGAACTAAGAGAAAACATCCGGACCCTGCGGGAAGAAATCGGAAGTAAAAGTGGAAACAACAATAAAAACTGAGGAAACTCATATGAAATACAACTATTATCCATTCTATTTGGTGTTACCCTTGTTTCTGTTCTTCGCAAGCTGTGGTGGTCCACCTGCACAAAATCCGATTTTAGAAGATGCGAGCACCGCTTATGAGGCTGCCGAACAAGATGAAGACATTGTGCGGTTTGCTCCAGTTGCCCTCAAAGAAGCCGAAGAAACACTTGAAATGAGCCGCAGACTCTGGGAAGCAAAAGCAGACAAGGTAGATGTTGAACATCATGCCTATCTGGCAAAACAAAGAACGCTTATTGCCCGGGAGACAGCTATGTTAAATGCTGCAGAAAACGAAATTGGAAGGGCGGAAACAGAACGACAGCAAGTTTTGCTGGAAGTGCGTCGTAGTGAAGCGATGAATGCTGAAGCACGGGCAGGACGGGCTGAAGAAGAAATGCGGCGGGAACGAACATCATCAGAAGAAAGAGCGCTACGTGCCACGGAAGAAATGCAGCGGGAACGAGCATCATCAGAAGAAGCCAGGAAAAGAGCTGAAAAACTTGCAACAAGGGTTGAAGAACTCGAAGCTCTTCAAACGGAACGCGGTCTGGTCCTCACTTTAGGTGATGTAACCTTTGATTTTAATAAGGCAACTTTGAAGTCTGGTGGGTTACGAACGATCAGAAATCTGGGCAATTTTCTGGAAGAATATCCCGAGCGTAATATTCTGGTTGAAGGACATACCGATAGTATAGGATCAGACGAATACAATCTCGGTCTTTCTGAACGAAGAGCAAATGCTGTGAGACAAGCATTGATCGGCCTTGGGGTTTCAGGCCAGCGTATCAGGATTCAAGGAGTTGGGAAAATGCAACCTGTAGCCAGTAATGCCACCGAAATCGGGCGGCAGCAAAATCGACGTGTGGAAGTGATTATATCCGATGAAAATGGGGTTATTTCGGAACGTTGAAACTCCAATAGTTTACATGGCGGCTCCCTATAGACATTACAAACGCTCCCTCTCATAATCCCGTACATCTATTCATAAGGCAAACGGAGTGGGAGCGTAGTCCAGGCAAGTGAGGCCGATGGTGTAATGCTGCTGCGGAGTTGGCCCGGCAACACAGGAGTGCTGCTCAGTTGATTACCAGTTCTGTCACTTCCACTCGCATGTCTTCAATGTCCCCACTTTCAAGGATCAGTTTGTATTGTTCCAGTTGGTCACCGAATTGTTGTTTGATCATTTCACGCTGTGCATCAGGCATCGCATCGAGGCGTTCCTCCATCATTTGCAAAGCTTGTCGTGCTTCAGCCAACTCCTCTTCGGTAAACATATCGCCAAGTCCCTCAAAAGCAATTTCCGTAACCATCGGAACCGGTAGACCGGAATGCCACTGATAATCAGAAAGGGTGTAATGGATCTGAAGCGACCCCTTGTAATCAAATGTACCATGATGCATCACCAGGTCCTCTCTGTCCAGAAAGAAGGTAAATGACTCGACTGAAACAGGTTGCCCGCTTGGTTCCATGTTATCATCCATCAGCTCATCGATGGTAGCCATGCTACTTAGAAACTCCTGATCGTCCACGTACACGCGGTATACCGGATGTCCTTCATAGGTGTCATGTTCCACCGAACGGGCATGCCTGATCACATCATCGTATATGCCGTGAGAGAAGCCACCGGTTTCACTTGTCTCCAGAAATCCATCGGTTTCTACGGCAATGAGATCATAGCGGCCGTTGTGCTCTTTTTTCTCCAGAACATTTGTAGTTTCCTGACCCTCAAAAACTCCGGAAACAATCGTGTTTGTAAGCGTAAGCCGGTCGATATGCTGTATTCTTTCCTGTGTAACCTCCACAACGCGCCCGGCAAGTTCTTCGGGTGTTGGTTGTGCCGATACCAGGTTGCCGCTTATTGATAAAACCATAATTACCGGCAAACAGATAATATATTCTCGGATTTTCTCTTTACTCATAATGGTCCCTCCGTGTTGTAATGATCAGATGACACATTCGCATATTGGCAAACCCCTGTTTTTCACAATAATATGCCCTTCAATGCACAGATACGTTTGGATATGTCTGCGCACACTCATTCAATGTATAGGTTTTTATATCGTTTCTCAAACAGGCAGATCCGGAACAACTATCCATAGCATGTCATGCTACCTTATCAGAGTAAATTTTTTGGATTCCACATATCCACCTGCTTGCAGCCGGTATATATAAACTCCACTTGACAATCCGGCAGCCTCAAATATCACCTCATGCCATCCAGCAGACCTTTTCCCCGCATCAAGGAAAGCCACCTGTTGGCCGGAAAGTGTATAAATGCAGAGATGAACTTCGGATGGTACCGGTAATTGAAACCGGATTATGGTAACAGGATTGAACGGATTGGGAAAGTTCTGGTTCATAATGAAACTCGTGACATTGCCATGCAGCTGTTCGG includes these proteins:
- a CDS encoding helix-turn-helix domain-containing protein, with the protein product MKLYIKYMVSLRCKMLVKEELKKLGLDCISVELGMAEMQEDITDELREAFRINLEKAGLELLDSKKDILVEKIKNVIIEMVHHAEDIPDVNDSDYISEKLGYDYTYLSNTFSEVKGMTIQKFIILHKIEKAKEMLLYDEDNLTEIAFKLNYSSVAHLSNQFKKVTGFTPSFFKEMKFKREKNLENL
- a CDS encoding helix-turn-helix domain-containing protein, which produces MIALKANTQREATKAKKKLYVKYMLSLRCEKNAKSELINLGLRHIISDNAIILLGNVTEDQLDALKENLKMAGLELLDEPDSMLIDRIITSIHEIVHDSDQLPNITYEEIINKKIVLGSEHILKIFSEVKGLSILHYIVLQKIEKVKELLLYSDLSLPEIAGRLHYKNKHSLTAQLRKFTGLTPDYFRKIKRKRERNLNRNQETSNRN
- a CDS encoding M48 family metalloprotease produces the protein MKLLKHYILLSFFAAFLAAGCSIQKNPVTGTTRAFGYSWSQEVQIGKEVDPEIVAQFGLYNDDNVANYVVEIGETVLEQSHLRRPETESHFRETEFTFRILDSPVINAFALPGGYIYFTRGMMVHLSNEAQFAVVMGHEIGHVAARHSSQRALRQTIGQIAVIGGAVMGQEIFGLPGQTILDLSSTAAQLIFLSYSRENERESDNLGVEYAAMSDYDASEGAALFTSLKRISEMHDQNIPNFVSTHPDPGERERAIPEEASNWKDQGYEQSTRNEERYMELIDGMVYGEDPRQGFAEDGFFYHPDLAFQFEIPVGWSLINQPSQVVLLSPDEDAVSVFRIDSESGTPQQSVRSVTSQDGITVVNESEALSSGSWGAWVAKAHAALEDGTPLTLQVYAVDFDNNIYRFLSYTVRDNYDSMEPGFNTATESFDRLTDSGKLNIEPVRVRAFRAERSGSFESFLPDPLPGARDALEIAIINQVELDEQIEQGRWLKIPVQ
- a CDS encoding response regulator, giving the protein MKNNNEYQPINRKLKILLAEDDNADCLLFEEVIAELPVSVNLFTVTNGEELLGWLNKKGNKLPDVLFLDLNMPRKNGFAALGEIKRSSKLQDLPVIIFTTANDKERIKQVYKDAAHYYIRKPNKFSDLKKLVYKILVLISENNISLPDKEHFILKVDS
- a CDS encoding CheR family methyltransferase translates to MKAKKPSNKRLKTATKSDQPFPIVCIGASAGGLEAFKLLIKATSEDSGMAYILVQHLDPSHDSLLPELLEKVTKIPVSEISETTDLAPDHIYVMPSNKIMVTEGGHLKLVPRPPKSKTERNLPIDTIFTSLAEVYHEHAIGVVLSGTATDGTLGLKAIKELGGITFAQDSLSAKFENMPNNAVEAGVVDFILSPEKIPEKLLEVTSFINAPAEGKKDPHLEDEDIYRKIISVLRIRKGTDFTYYKQTTIRRRILRRMLITQKTKPAEYLATLREDKDEQDALYQDFLIPVTFFFRDPEAFDNLYKKVVPQIVNNKVAGEPIRVWVAGCSTGEEAYSIAICLQEYLDKNSLKGSEYKVQIFASDISEPAIKQARTGMYSKLETSGVSEKRLSEFFTKTDGHFQVNRRIRDMCVFACHDFLKDPPFGKMDLISCRNVLIYMELYLQKKALVTFHYALNSNGFLFLGKSEATGGAPELFELIINKDKIYTRKDAPGKFMHVVSPGSERNLNQSENKESSEKMHSDFQKTADDIMLNRYMPAGVVVDEAMDIVQFRGSTSSYLEQTSGKPSHNLMVMAKHGLAFELRNVLHKVKKEKGTVKKENIPVKKGGELHNVTIEGIPLPNTIEPYYLVLFHENVSSEKQQPAGTGTKKGAKTKTDTEDLRVKQLERELVETREDMRSITEDQEAVNEELQSANEELLSGSEELQSLNEELETSKEELESTNEELVVVNNEMTSLNKQLEAEKNYSEAIVSNIREPLLVLDKHLRVRTANNAFYKLFKMSEEETEGVIVYELADKHFDIPKLRTLLEKSIPEKSKINNFEITHTFPNTGKLILLVNARVVTRESKTEELILLSIEDITKQETERRKRHDIQKQHTKDLEQKIKQRTAELSDVNKRLVLQNEELLKMNKELEAFAYVSSHDLQEPLRKIQIFVDRILDKEHKNLSTKGISYFNFIQDAAHRMQKLIEDLLTFSRLAKAEKKFKPTDLNTVVDKAKADFRDILEEKNATIETDELCEVNVVEFQFQQLINNLVSNALKFARPGTPPVIKITSNISLGSTLKQKNLVPDKKYCHITFSDNGIGFEKKFGEIIFEVFKKLHSKDEFPGTGIGLATVKKVVDNHNGIITATSKLDKGTTFEIYIPVESNILK
- a CDS encoding DUF4398 domain-containing protein, with amino-acid sequence MVFSGLLAACGSTSPPTQQLTETQMVIQQAEQAGANDFAPLEIRDARKKLEMAQKAVEEKEYERALRLLEHARVDAELAQVKTLSGQSQKIVAELRENIRTLREEIGSKSGNNNKN
- a CDS encoding OmpA family protein — protein: MKYNYYPFYLVLPLFLFFASCGGPPAQNPILEDASTAYEAAEQDEDIVRFAPVALKEAEETLEMSRRLWEAKADKVDVEHHAYLAKQRTLIARETAMLNAAENEIGRAETERQQVLLEVRRSEAMNAEARAGRAEEEMRRERTSSEERALRATEEMQRERASSEEARKRAEKLATRVEELEALQTERGLVLTLGDVTFDFNKATLKSGGLRTIRNLGNFLEEYPERNILVEGHTDSIGSDEYNLGLSERRANAVRQALIGLGVSGQRIRIQGVGKMQPVASNATEIGRQQNRRVEVIISDENGVISER